In Acidovorax sp. GBBC 1281, a single window of DNA contains:
- a CDS encoding phage virion morphogenesis protein — protein sequence MAGTQITMTVEDRLARAMLVRQALPSTGPLAPRLGEYLQSSTQARFKSQTAPDGTPWAPLKPRYARRKKYHQDKVLTLRGYLRSGIHYQVVDDNTVAVGTNAKYGAIHQFGGEIDQPERAATVRYRSVAGKVLFAGKKHKTATERAVTIPAHKVKMPARPYLGISAADDAEIREIIREWATERGLGRSV from the coding sequence ATGGCAGGCACCCAGATCACGATGACGGTGGAAGACCGGCTGGCCCGCGCAATGCTCGTGCGCCAGGCGCTGCCCTCCACCGGCCCGCTCGCCCCGCGGCTGGGCGAATACCTGCAGTCGTCCACGCAGGCACGCTTCAAATCGCAGACGGCCCCGGACGGCACGCCCTGGGCGCCGCTCAAACCGCGTTACGCCCGCCGCAAGAAATACCACCAGGACAAGGTGCTGACCCTGCGCGGCTACCTGCGCAGCGGCATCCACTATCAGGTCGTGGACGACAACACCGTGGCGGTCGGCACCAATGCGAAGTACGGCGCGATCCACCAGTTCGGCGGCGAGATCGACCAACCCGAGCGGGCCGCCACCGTGCGCTACCGCAGCGTGGCGGGCAAGGTGTTGTTTGCGGGCAAGAAGCACAAGACCGCCACCGAGCGGGCGGTAACGATCCCGGCGCACAAGGTCAAGATGCCGGCGCGGCCCTACCTGGGCATCAGTGCGGCGGACGATGCGGAGATTCGGGAGATCATTCGCGAGTGGGCGACTGAGCGCGGGCTGGGGCGGTCGGTGTAA
- a CDS encoding phage protein Gp27 family protein, which translates to MSRLPADIKTYIEAMLATGAQTLDEMIADLQERFPGEASAGQLPSRAALHRYGSKLDRRLAAIRASTEAAKIIQAHAGDDQDARSGALTALIQTELFEAILEVQEAADDPENPIDPAERVGMLSAAAKNIATLTRSSINLKEFQSKVEEATRRKMLAEQQANLQKIAKSQGMSQEQLDFWIRDFLGVR; encoded by the coding sequence GTGAGCCGCCTGCCGGCCGACATCAAGACGTACATCGAGGCCATGCTCGCCACGGGCGCGCAGACTCTCGACGAGATGATCGCCGACCTCCAGGAACGGTTTCCCGGTGAGGCGAGCGCGGGCCAGTTGCCCAGCCGCGCCGCGTTGCACCGCTATGGCTCCAAGCTGGACCGGCGCCTGGCCGCGATCCGCGCCAGCACCGAAGCGGCCAAGATCATCCAGGCGCACGCGGGCGACGACCAGGACGCCCGCAGCGGAGCGCTGACCGCGCTTATCCAGACTGAACTGTTCGAGGCCATTCTGGAGGTGCAGGAGGCTGCGGACGATCCCGAGAACCCCATCGATCCCGCCGAGCGCGTGGGAATGTTGTCGGCCGCGGCGAAGAACATCGCCACGCTCACCCGTTCGAGCATCAATCTCAAGGAATTCCAGTCCAAGGTGGAAGAAGCCACCCGACGCAAGATGCTGGCCGAGCAGCAGGCGAACCTGCAGAAGATCGCCAAGAGCCAAGGCATGAGCCAGGAGCAGCTTGATTTCTGGATTCGGGACTTCCTCGGGGTGCGCTGA
- a CDS encoding DUF935 domain-containing protein encodes MATSRILGPDGQPITTPDLKEPQTSRLLHLQGELQSHPTRGLTPTRLARILDAAEQGDLTAQFELFEDMEEKDGHIASEMSKRRRACVLDWEVVAPPNASTAESKAAEQLGELMTEIPDFEDMVFDVTDAIGKGFACLELEWHRVERWWVPKTITHRPQNWFSLHRGYRQELRLRSNTTEDGKQGEALQPFGWITHVHKAKSGYLERSALFRQLVWTYLFKNYSVGDLAEFLEIYGIPLRVGKYPASASEKEKATLLRALVGVGHNAAGIVPEDMVIEFHNAATGDPKAFELMMSWCEKNQSKVILGGTLTSGADGKSSTNALGNIHNEVRMDLRDGDVRQCNTTLSRDLVYAIAALNGLAPGGMRRAPLMRLNAQEPEDLTAYADALPKLVAIGVRPTVQWAHERLGIPVAQDGEPVLGMPAAPSLPVPAVPTGTAATTAVVPTGQAMTRPPSALMQPQLAQNVAPAVAGWIDQVRELVQRAQSLAEIRDGLDALLPGMTLDQYAAAMAEALSAAQLAGRYEVLQEAANA; translated from the coding sequence ATGGCAACCTCCCGCATCCTCGGCCCTGACGGCCAGCCCATCACCACGCCCGACCTGAAAGAGCCGCAGACCTCGCGGCTCTTGCACTTGCAGGGCGAACTGCAAAGCCACCCCACGCGCGGCCTCACGCCGACCCGGCTCGCGCGCATCCTGGACGCAGCGGAACAGGGCGACCTCACTGCCCAGTTCGAGCTCTTCGAGGACATGGAGGAAAAGGACGGCCACATCGCCAGCGAGATGAGCAAGCGCCGCCGTGCCTGCGTTCTGGACTGGGAGGTGGTCGCGCCTCCCAACGCCAGCACGGCCGAATCCAAAGCCGCCGAGCAGCTGGGCGAGCTCATGACCGAGATTCCGGATTTCGAGGACATGGTGTTCGACGTGACCGACGCCATCGGCAAAGGCTTTGCCTGCCTGGAACTGGAGTGGCACCGCGTGGAACGCTGGTGGGTTCCCAAGACCATCACGCACCGCCCGCAGAACTGGTTCAGCCTGCACCGCGGCTACCGCCAGGAACTGCGCCTGCGCTCCAACACCACCGAGGACGGCAAGCAGGGCGAGGCCCTGCAGCCCTTCGGCTGGATCACGCACGTGCACAAGGCCAAGAGCGGCTACCTGGAGCGGTCGGCGCTCTTTCGGCAACTGGTCTGGACCTACCTTTTCAAGAACTACTCCGTGGGCGACCTGGCCGAGTTCCTGGAGATCTATGGCATCCCCCTGCGCGTGGGCAAGTACCCGGCCAGCGCGAGCGAAAAGGAAAAGGCCACCCTGCTGCGCGCCCTGGTGGGCGTGGGCCACAACGCCGCGGGCATCGTGCCCGAGGACATGGTGATCGAGTTCCACAACGCGGCCACGGGCGACCCGAAAGCCTTCGAGCTCATGATGAGCTGGTGCGAGAAAAACCAGAGCAAGGTGATTCTGGGCGGCACGCTCACCAGCGGCGCCGATGGCAAGAGCAGCACCAACGCGCTGGGCAACATCCACAACGAGGTCCGCATGGACCTGCGCGACGGCGACGTACGCCAGTGCAATACGACGCTGAGCCGTGACCTTGTCTATGCGATCGCCGCCCTCAACGGGCTGGCCCCGGGCGGCATGCGGCGAGCCCCCCTCATGCGGCTCAACGCGCAAGAGCCTGAGGACCTCACGGCGTATGCCGACGCGCTGCCCAAGCTCGTGGCCATCGGCGTGCGGCCCACCGTCCAGTGGGCCCACGAGCGGCTGGGCATTCCCGTGGCGCAGGACGGTGAGCCGGTGCTTGGCATGCCTGCCGCTCCGTCGCTGCCTGTGCCTGCGGTCCCGACCGGCACCGCGGCCACCACGGCGGTGGTGCCGACCGGCCAGGCCATGACGCGGCCACCTTCGGCGCTCATGCAGCCCCAACTGGCGCAGAACGTGGCCCCGGCCGTGGCGGGTTGGATCGACCAGGTGCGCGAGCTCGTGCAGCGCGCGCAGTCCCTCGCGGAAATCCGCGATGGCCTCGATGCGCTGCTGCCTGGCATGACCCTGGACCAGTACGCCGCAGCCATGGCCGAGGCACTGAGTGCCGCCCAGCTCGCAGGCCGCTACGAGGTGCTGCAGGAGGCCGCCAATGCCTAA
- the tnpB gene encoding IS66 family insertion sequence element accessory protein TnpB (TnpB, as the term is used for proteins encoded by IS66 family insertion elements, is considered an accessory protein, since TnpC, encoded by a neighboring gene, is a DDE family transposase.) has product MIGLPTSTRVWIVAGHTDMRKGFNGLSAMVQTALAANPFCGHVFVFRGRRGDMLKVLWFDGQGLLLLAKRLERGRFVWPQAQGGKVSLTPAQLSMLLEGIDWRMPMRTDQPALAA; this is encoded by the coding sequence GTGATCGGCCTTCCCACGAGCACCCGCGTCTGGATCGTTGCCGGCCACACCGACATGAGGAAGGGCTTCAACGGCCTGTCTGCGATGGTGCAGACGGCGCTGGCGGCCAACCCCTTCTGCGGTCACGTCTTCGTCTTCCGCGGCCGGCGCGGCGACATGCTCAAGGTGCTGTGGTTCGATGGCCAGGGATTGCTTCTGCTGGCCAAGCGCCTGGAGCGCGGCCGATTCGTCTGGCCGCAGGCGCAAGGCGGCAAGGTCTCGCTCACGCCGGCACAGCTCTCGATGCTGCTCGAAGGCATCGACTGGCGCATGCCGATGCGCACAGATCAGCCTGCGCTCGCAGCTTGA
- a CDS encoding TraR/DksA C4-type zinc finger protein, whose amino-acid sequence MADDIDRASEREEEDLAIALREQARRAGLAGKTLADSATVCQQAGCDEPIPLVRRQALPGCQLCVDCQARRERTKGRR is encoded by the coding sequence TTGGCCGATGACATCGACCGCGCCAGCGAGCGCGAGGAAGAAGACCTGGCCATCGCACTGCGCGAGCAGGCGCGCCGCGCGGGCCTGGCCGGAAAGACCCTGGCCGACTCGGCCACGGTCTGCCAGCAGGCCGGGTGCGATGAGCCGATACCACTGGTGCGCCGCCAGGCGCTGCCGGGGTGCCAGCTGTGCGTGGACTGCCAGGCACGGCGAGAAAGAACCAAGGGACGGCGATGA
- a CDS encoding integrase, whose amino-acid sequence MTAEALVTLGAAQREAVRENGKQTLFTTTARGMLEQNGVAFGVSNGQLNRLMRDRKLNVAAQRVADPVQALRAPYPNHTHQIDPSLCLVYYLKGRQYIIRDDEFYKNKLDKIAKLKFKCYRYVCYDKASATVVPWYTEALGEDQHNLFRFLMFAWGVQPGRPFHGVPQFLLWDKGSANKATAIQSLLSALNVTHLTHAAGNSRAKGGVENGNNIVETQFESRLRFQPVENVEQLNAAASAWANAYCANLIPGQDTRLRRAGLTAPTARYDLWQLIAADQLRVLPPVEVCQAFMRSKEDARQVRGDLSITFRHPSAGRTLPYSLRGLDGINAGDSVLVRGLIYGDCAVQVQVERYNGEPLLYRVEPSVDFDEFGQAADAAEIGAEYKRTTKTGAEHAATSMDEAAYPGLSVDEVKAARAKRATPFGGQLNAHGYLKDVALPAYLPRQGAEIATPAHAAPAGPELLDPVTAMLRIVKAIGRHLAPEENAFFMKRYEAGVPEDQVDALIAQYAGLDEAPQPMRAAGGLRAV is encoded by the coding sequence GTGACGGCCGAGGCGCTGGTCACCCTGGGCGCTGCGCAGCGTGAAGCCGTGCGGGAGAACGGCAAGCAAACCCTGTTCACCACCACGGCACGCGGCATGCTGGAGCAAAACGGCGTGGCTTTCGGCGTGAGCAACGGCCAACTGAACCGCTTGATGCGCGACCGCAAGCTGAATGTGGCCGCGCAGCGGGTGGCCGATCCGGTGCAGGCGCTGCGCGCCCCATACCCCAATCACACCCACCAGATCGACCCCTCTCTGTGCCTGGTGTACTACCTCAAAGGGCGGCAATACATCATCCGCGACGATGAGTTCTACAAGAACAAGCTGGACAAGATCGCCAAGCTCAAGTTCAAGTGCTATCGGTACGTGTGCTACGACAAGGCCAGCGCCACCGTGGTGCCCTGGTACACCGAAGCCCTCGGCGAGGACCAGCACAACCTGTTCCGCTTCCTGATGTTCGCATGGGGTGTGCAGCCAGGTCGCCCGTTCCACGGAGTGCCGCAGTTTCTGCTGTGGGACAAGGGCAGCGCCAACAAGGCGACGGCGATCCAGTCGCTGCTGAGCGCGTTGAACGTTACCCACCTGACCCACGCGGCCGGCAACAGCCGCGCCAAAGGCGGGGTGGAGAACGGCAACAACATCGTGGAGACGCAGTTCGAGAGCCGGTTGCGGTTTCAGCCGGTGGAGAACGTCGAGCAGCTCAACGCTGCGGCCTCCGCCTGGGCCAACGCCTATTGCGCGAACCTGATCCCCGGCCAGGACACGCGCCTGCGCCGCGCCGGCCTGACGGCGCCGACCGCAAGGTATGACCTCTGGCAGCTTATCGCTGCTGATCAGTTGCGTGTGCTACCGCCTGTCGAGGTGTGCCAGGCTTTCATGCGCAGCAAGGAGGATGCGCGCCAAGTGCGCGGCGATCTGTCCATCACCTTCCGCCACCCTTCGGCTGGCCGGACGCTGCCCTACAGCCTGCGCGGCTTGGACGGCATCAATGCGGGCGACAGCGTACTGGTGCGCGGCCTCATCTATGGCGACTGCGCGGTGCAGGTGCAAGTGGAGCGCTACAACGGCGAGCCCTTGCTGTACCGGGTGGAGCCGTCGGTGGACTTCGACGAGTTCGGCCAAGCCGCCGATGCCGCCGAGATCGGCGCCGAGTACAAGCGCACGACCAAGACCGGCGCCGAGCATGCGGCGACCTCGATGGACGAGGCGGCATATCCCGGCCTGTCGGTGGACGAAGTCAAAGCAGCCCGCGCCAAGCGCGCCACGCCTTTCGGCGGTCAGCTCAACGCCCACGGCTACCTCAAGGACGTGGCACTGCCGGCCTACCTGCCACGGCAGGGCGCCGAGATCGCCACGCCGGCACACGCCGCCCCGGCAGGGCCCGAACTGCTCGACCCGGTGACCGCGATGCTGCGCATCGTCAAGGCCATCGGCCGCCATCTGGCGCCCGAAGAAAACGCCTTCTTCATGAAGCGCTACGAGGCCGGCGTGCCGGAAGACCAGGTGGATGCGCTGATCGCGCAATACGCCGGCCTGGATGAAGCACCGCAACCCATGCGCGCCGCTGGCGGGCTGAGGGCAGTGTGA
- a CDS encoding transglycosylase SLT domain-containing protein: protein MRRRVLCLALAAAFAQWPVARAQVPDDALRYRSLLIRVAQAEWGLQAPVAAFAAQVHQESAWNPDAVSRVGAAGLAQFMPATARWMPSIRPNLANPQPYNPAWALQAMVAYDRWLYDRTPARYSPLDRMHVALRSYNGGLGHWQQEAAATGLRLPDRLQVDAACGLARRAPVHCAENLGYPHRILVVLEPRYAAWGPGL, encoded by the coding sequence ATGCGCCGCCGCGTGCTTTGCTTGGCGCTGGCTGCAGCGTTCGCGCAGTGGCCTGTCGCCCGCGCCCAGGTGCCGGATGACGCCCTGCGCTACCGCTCCCTGCTGATCCGTGTGGCGCAGGCCGAATGGGGCCTGCAGGCGCCCGTGGCGGCCTTCGCTGCCCAGGTGCACCAGGAGTCCGCATGGAACCCTGATGCCGTCTCTCGGGTGGGCGCTGCGGGCTTGGCCCAGTTCATGCCGGCAACGGCGCGCTGGATGCCGTCGATCCGCCCCAACCTTGCCAACCCGCAGCCCTACAACCCCGCGTGGGCGTTGCAGGCGATGGTGGCCTACGACCGCTGGCTGTACGACCGCACGCCCGCCCGTTACAGCCCGCTGGATCGCATGCACGTGGCCCTGCGCAGCTACAACGGCGGCCTGGGCCACTGGCAGCAGGAAGCCGCCGCCACGGGCCTGCGCTTGCCCGATCGCCTGCAGGTCGATGCGGCTTGCGGGCTGGCCCGCCGAGCGCCCGTGCACTGCGCGGAAAACCTGGGCTATCCCCACCGCATTCTGGTGGTCTTGGAGCCGCGCTACGCCGCGTGGGGGCCTGGGCTATGA
- a CDS encoding plasmid pRiA4b ORF-3 family protein, which yields MASKVQRIKAPAAILQLHIELRGTKPKVWRRVLVPETITLAKLHLVVQAAFGWGHSHLHEFIAGDGERYGTPDPMHDEPGSITSESTRLTTALNRSTLSYVYDFGDYWDHRIKVEKKIAPMPQFVLPFCAGGACATPPEDCGGAPGYAEFVRAMANPDDPEHDNLVEWIGADTWDPLAFDSIEINDRLAAIKV from the coding sequence ATGGCGAGCAAGGTCCAACGGATCAAGGCACCAGCGGCGATCCTGCAACTGCACATTGAATTGCGCGGCACCAAGCCCAAGGTCTGGCGCCGCGTCCTGGTGCCAGAGACGATCACCCTGGCCAAGCTGCATCTTGTGGTCCAGGCTGCCTTCGGCTGGGGCCACTCGCATCTGCACGAGTTCATCGCTGGCGACGGCGAGCGCTATGGCACGCCAGACCCGATGCACGACGAGCCTGGCTCGATCACCAGCGAAAGCACGCGACTGACCACTGCCCTGAACCGGTCGACGCTGAGCTACGTCTACGACTTCGGGGACTACTGGGACCACCGCATCAAGGTCGAGAAGAAGATCGCACCGATGCCGCAGTTCGTGCTCCCGTTCTGTGCCGGCGGTGCCTGTGCAACGCCGCCGGAGGATTGCGGAGGCGCACCGGGCTATGCGGAGTTCGTGCGGGCCATGGCGAACCCTGACGATCCCGAGCACGACAACCTGGTCGAATGGATCGGTGCCGATACCTGGGACCCGTTGGCCTTCGACAGCATCGAGATCAACGACCGGCTCGCCGCGATCAAGGTCTGA
- a CDS encoding PBECR2 nuclease fold domain-containing protein: MADAAYGSLPFREQAEFFRRKLNLPTDGWTDLYNGEHDWSFVVAGANRDAIVADFRAAVERAISGRSTLEDFRKDFDRIVTTHGWDYNGGRNWRNWRSRVIYDTNLSTSYAAGRWQQLQAAPYWQYEHQDWVEHPRPIHVSWNGIVLEKGDPAWEVMFPPNGWGCHCKVRGLWLRDLVRLGKSGPDQAPTFNYVERTIGQRSLNGPRTVRVPEGIDPGFEYAPGAARMRSAVPPERPGPLVPGSAGGPGVPNRGPVDPLPPPRLLPASELLPAGLDAPASVDAFLGALGVEPSAPAIVRDVIGERVVVGRDMFLDGQGALEANGRGLPLLARALLDPDEIWTRVEWFPAQERAVVRRRYVARFLVEGEPVPSLAVFEVGADGWSGITVLQDAAQAADDWRIGALLYRREAL; the protein is encoded by the coding sequence GTGGCTGATGCAGCCTACGGCAGTCTGCCGTTCCGCGAACAGGCGGAATTCTTTCGCCGCAAACTCAACCTGCCCACCGATGGCTGGACCGACCTCTACAACGGCGAACACGACTGGTCCTTCGTCGTGGCCGGCGCCAACCGGGATGCGATCGTGGCCGACTTCCGCGCCGCGGTGGAGCGGGCCATCTCGGGCCGGTCCACGCTGGAGGACTTCCGCAAGGACTTCGACCGCATCGTGACCACGCACGGTTGGGACTACAACGGCGGGCGCAACTGGCGCAACTGGCGCAGCCGCGTGATCTACGACACCAACCTGTCCACCAGCTACGCGGCCGGGCGCTGGCAGCAGCTGCAAGCGGCGCCGTACTGGCAGTATGAGCACCAGGACTGGGTGGAACACCCACGGCCGATCCATGTGAGTTGGAACGGTATCGTCCTGGAGAAGGGCGATCCTGCCTGGGAGGTCATGTTTCCGCCCAACGGCTGGGGATGCCATTGCAAGGTGCGCGGCCTGTGGCTGCGAGACTTGGTGCGCCTGGGCAAGTCCGGCCCCGACCAGGCGCCCACCTTCAACTACGTCGAGCGCACCATCGGCCAGCGCAGCCTCAATGGCCCGCGCACGGTGCGCGTGCCCGAGGGCATCGATCCTGGCTTCGAGTACGCACCGGGCGCGGCCCGCATGCGCAGCGCTGTCCCGCCCGAGCGTCCCGGCCCCCTGGTGCCAGGCAGTGCGGGCGGGCCCGGCGTGCCCAACCGCGGCCCGGTCGATCCCCTGCCACCGCCGCGGCTGCTGCCGGCCTCCGAACTGCTGCCCGCGGGCCTGGATGCACCCGCGTCCGTGGATGCCTTCCTCGGCGCCCTGGGCGTGGAGCCCAGCGCCCCGGCCATCGTGCGCGACGTGATCGGCGAGCGCGTCGTGGTGGGCCGCGACATGTTCCTGGACGGCCAGGGTGCCCTGGAGGCCAACGGGCGCGGCTTGCCTTTGCTGGCCCGCGCGCTGCTGGACCCCGACGAGATCTGGACGCGCGTGGAATGGTTCCCTGCGCAGGAGCGCGCGGTGGTGCGGCGCCGGTACGTTGCGCGGTTCCTGGTCGAGGGCGAGCCCGTGCCATCCCTGGCCGTGTTCGAGGTCGGCGCGGACGGCTGGAGCGGGATCACCGTTTTGCAGGACGCAGCCCAGGCCGCGGACGATTGGCGCATCGGCGCGCTGCTGTACCGGCGCGAAGCGCTCTGA
- a CDS encoding DNA-binding protein, giving the protein MPLKTRQQVRNEFASRGWSYSDWAKQRGYSAALVCMIVNDDDRAPQRKCLRGESHNIAVELGLKQGQVSRQQAKPRMQLAAA; this is encoded by the coding sequence ATGCCCCTAAAAACCCGTCAACAAGTCCGCAACGAGTTCGCCAGCCGTGGCTGGTCTTACTCGGACTGGGCCAAGCAGCGCGGCTATTCGGCCGCGCTGGTTTGCATGATCGTCAACGACGACGACCGCGCTCCCCAGCGCAAGTGCCTGCGGGGCGAGAGCCACAACATCGCCGTGGAACTGGGCCTCAAACAGGGCCAGGTTTCGCGGCAGCAGGCCAAGCCCCGCATGCAGCTGGCGGCGGCATGA
- the tnpA gene encoding IS66-like element accessory protein TnpA: MNDQDTPSKRRRREHSPMFKRELVARSLVPGASVAAVALQAGINSNLLFAWRRMHLSTQEQPQTPAPPQPSPMLLPVTIEAAPVAPCPSPTAAAPRQPGGTIEIDVGGARVRLRGAVDEASVRHVLQTLKALA; encoded by the coding sequence ATGAACGATCAAGACACCCCGAGCAAGCGCCGTCGGCGCGAGCACAGCCCGATGTTCAAGCGCGAGCTGGTCGCACGAAGCCTGGTGCCCGGCGCGTCAGTGGCCGCCGTCGCGCTGCAGGCCGGCATCAACTCGAACCTGCTGTTCGCATGGCGCCGGATGCACCTGAGCACGCAAGAGCAGCCCCAGACGCCAGCGCCGCCGCAGCCCTCGCCGATGTTGCTGCCCGTCACCATCGAAGCTGCTCCGGTTGCGCCATGCCCTTCACCCACGGCGGCGGCGCCTCGTCAGCCTGGCGGGACCATCGAGATCGATGTCGGCGGGGCGAGGGTGCGATTGCGCGGTGCAGTCGACGAAGCCAGCGTGCGCCATGTCCTGCAGACGCTCAAGGCGCTGGCGTGA
- a CDS encoding helix-turn-helix domain-containing protein: protein MSNIGPRLRSERERLGLTQDALADAVQVSKRALINYEKGDRSPDADLLAAAASVGVDVLYVLTGQRSQPAPATSALTEGDRKLLENFHAAPQQVQAGVKTTLGAFDPSAGARRGKAA, encoded by the coding sequence ATGAGCAACATTGGGCCGAGGCTGCGCAGTGAACGCGAGAGGCTTGGTCTGACCCAGGACGCTCTGGCTGACGCAGTTCAGGTGTCAAAGCGCGCGCTCATCAACTACGAAAAAGGCGATCGCAGCCCGGACGCAGATTTGCTGGCTGCCGCCGCATCTGTTGGCGTGGATGTGCTGTACGTCCTTACGGGTCAGCGCAGCCAACCGGCACCCGCGACGAGCGCTCTGACAGAGGGAGATCGCAAGTTGCTGGAAAACTTCCACGCAGCGCCCCAGCAGGTGCAGGCGGGGGTAAAGACCACGCTAGGCGCGTTCGATCCTTCGGCGGGCGCTCGGCGCGGAAAGGCCGCGTGA
- a CDS encoding ExeA family protein has translation MLNLRADLAAVGRSAADCARHTGVSTATISLAINYDRWPKACGGEAALKERIRQYLTACGASPEMVAATFDEAPTAPRANAELQAMAQATHSGPQPGTTQGEDPFMLLRHYKLTPDARRHFKIPRDPFVDEMRDEGDVFVTDEIRYVRSAMRQTAKYGGMLAVVAESGGGKSILRKDLNQWIADTGEPITVIEPFVLGMAANERDGTPLKAADIVASVIRNVAPGTALRQRLDDRSDQMKRVLQGASQVGRKHVVIIEEAHALAKPTIKCLKRFYELEDGFKKLLAIMLIGQTELEEKLSENDPEVREVVQRCELIHLPALDNHVHAYLQHKFTRADVDMASVLEPSAIDAIRDALRISETRTHRGQREVREKSLCHPLAVNNLVTLAMNEAVKIGAPKVSAPLILAAARGK, from the coding sequence ATGTTGAACCTTCGCGCCGACCTGGCCGCGGTGGGGCGCTCGGCGGCTGATTGTGCCCGCCACACCGGCGTCAGCACCGCGACGATTTCACTGGCTATCAATTACGACCGCTGGCCCAAGGCCTGCGGGGGCGAAGCCGCGCTCAAGGAGCGCATTCGCCAATACCTCACGGCGTGCGGCGCCTCCCCGGAAATGGTGGCAGCGACGTTCGACGAAGCACCTACAGCCCCGCGCGCCAACGCGGAGCTGCAGGCGATGGCGCAAGCCACTCACTCCGGCCCCCAGCCAGGCACTACCCAAGGAGAGGACCCCTTCATGCTACTACGGCACTACAAACTGACCCCGGACGCGCGGCGCCACTTCAAGATTCCGCGCGACCCCTTCGTCGATGAAATGCGCGACGAGGGCGATGTGTTCGTGACTGACGAAATCCGCTACGTGCGCAGCGCCATGCGCCAAACCGCCAAGTACGGCGGCATGCTGGCCGTGGTGGCCGAGTCGGGCGGCGGCAAGAGCATCTTGCGCAAAGACCTGAACCAGTGGATCGCCGACACGGGCGAGCCGATCACGGTGATCGAGCCTTTCGTGCTGGGCATGGCCGCCAACGAACGCGACGGCACGCCGCTGAAGGCCGCTGACATCGTGGCGTCGGTGATCCGCAACGTGGCACCCGGCACGGCGCTGCGCCAGCGCCTGGACGACCGCAGCGACCAGATGAAGCGCGTCCTGCAGGGCGCATCCCAGGTGGGGCGCAAGCACGTCGTCATCATCGAAGAGGCCCATGCCCTGGCCAAGCCCACCATCAAGTGCCTGAAGCGCTTCTACGAGCTGGAGGACGGCTTCAAGAAGCTGCTTGCGATCATGCTGATCGGCCAAACGGAGCTGGAAGAAAAGCTCAGCGAGAACGACCCCGAAGTGCGCGAAGTGGTGCAGCGCTGCGAACTGATCCACTTGCCGGCCCTGGACAACCATGTGCACGCCTACCTGCAGCACAAGTTCACGCGGGCCGATGTGGACATGGCCTCGGTGCTGGAGCCGAGCGCGATCGATGCCATCCGCGATGCACTGCGCATCTCCGAGACGCGCACCCATCGCGGCCAGCGCGAGGTGCGGGAGAAGTCGCTGTGCCATCCGCTGGCCGTGAACAACCTCGTCACGCTGGCGATGAACGAAGCCGTGAAGATCGGCGCCCCCAAGGTGTCGGCGCCGCTGATTCTGGCGGCAGCGAGGGGGAAATGA